A genome region from Dreissena polymorpha isolate Duluth1 chromosome 16, UMN_Dpol_1.0, whole genome shotgun sequence includes the following:
- the LOC127862664 gene encoding multiple epidermal growth factor-like domains protein 10 isoform X2, translating into MTKLDFKMAMLVKLMALHISASVFFHNPAYSKCHFDACSIIPHSCKANQECVTVDDCSVMCICPSGECNNVTSSNFITSTKPTEAKVPSTSVRNCSCVHGTCVDNATSPCVCKESWFGNSCNVSCKQLCGESMLCIGGIENMLCIPDGINDDPVPKNLSNADPFQVPNNSCNCIQGSCNDAITCICNTGWTGATCNISCSDHCGQGSTCAEVFSKVICIPTGIETTNQSQTAIIPRQKACSSDYVLRPVQERECMGMFNCTYGTCVTQEHYFCQCDIGVSPSQLCEHKCCKNCGNNGKCYYHPVLKEMCNCDKNYTGSLCEIYYPQGMPRS; encoded by the exons ATGACTAAACTTGATTTTAAAATGGCGATGCTTGTAAAATTAATGGCTTTACATATATCAGCAAGCGTATTCTTTCATAACCCGGCATATTCTAAATGTCATTTTGACGCGTGCTCTATAATACCCCACTCTTGTAAAGCTAATCAAGAGTGCGTTACTGTGGATGACTGTTCAGTAATGTGCATTTGTCCATCAGGAGAGTGCAATAATGTGACGTCATCAAACTTCATAACTTCAACAAAACCCACAGAGGCGAAAGTACCGTCAACGTCTGTTAGAAATTGCTCATGCGTACACGGTACGTGTGTGGATAACGCCACTTCTCCGTGTGTCTGTAaagaaagctggttcggtaactCGTGTAATGTATCGTGCAAGCAACTTTGTGGAGAAAGTATGTTATGTATTGGTGGTATTGAAAACATGCTTTGTATACCAGATGGTATTAATGATGATCCTGTGCCCAAGAATCTTTCAAATGCCGACCCTTTCCAGGTGCCTAACAATTCGTGCAACTGCATTCAAGGGTCATGTAATGATGCGATAACGTGCATTTGTAACACAGGATGGACGGGAGCCACGTGCAACATTTCTTGTTCGGATCATTGCGGTCAAGGTAGCACTTGTGCAGAAGTCTTTAGCAAAGTTATCTGCATCCCAACCGGAATAGAGACCACGAACCAGAGTCAGACAGCAATTATCCCGCGCCAGAAAGCCTGCAGCTCCGACTACGTCCTTCGACCAGTACAAGAACGGGAATGCATGGGCATGTTTAATTGCACATATGGGACCTGTGTTACCCAAGAACACTACTTTTGTCAATGCGATATCGGTGTATCGCCCAGTCAGCTATGTGAGCACAAATGTTGCAAGAACTGTGGAAACAACGGGAAGTGCTACTACCACCCGGTGCTTAAAGAGATGTGTAATTGTGATAAAAACTATACAGGGTCACTGTGTGAGATATACTATCCGCAAGGTATGCCTAG GTCTTAA
- the LOC127862664 gene encoding multiple epidermal growth factor-like domains protein 10 isoform X3 yields the protein MTKLDFKMAMLVKLMALHISASVFFHNPAYSKCHFDACSIIPHSCKANQECVTVDDCSVMCICPSGECNNVTSSNFITSTKPTEAKVPSTSVRNCSCVHGTCVDNATSPCVCKESWFGNSCNVSCKQLCGESMLCIGGIENMLCIPDGINDDPVPKNLSNADPFQVPNNSCNCIQGSCNDAITCICNTGWTGATCNISCSDHCGQGSTCAEVFSKVICIPTGIETTNQSQTAIIPRQKACSSDYVLRPVQERECMGMFNCTYGTCVTQEHYFCQCDIGVSPSQLCEHKCCKNCGNNGKCYYHPVLKEMCNCDKNYTGSLCEIYYPQGMPRS from the exons ATGACTAAACTTGATTTTAAAATGGCGATGCTTGTAAAATTAATGGCTTTACATATATCAGCAAGCGTATTCTTTCATAACCCGGCATATTCTAAATGTCATTTTGACGCGTGCTCTATAATACCCCACTCTTGTAAAGCTAATCAAGAGTGCGTTACTGTGGATGACTGTTCAGTAATGTGCATTTGTCCATCAGGAGAGTGCAATAATGTGACGTCATCAAACTTCATAACTTCAACAAAACCCACAGAGGCGAAAGTACCGTCAACGTCTGTTAGAAATTGCTCATGCGTACACGGTACGTGTGTGGATAACGCCACTTCTCCGTGTGTCTGTAaagaaagctggttcggtaactCGTGTAATGTATCGTGCAAGCAACTTTGTGGAGAAAGTATGTTATGTATTGGTGGTATTGAAAACATGCTTTGTATACCAGATGGTATTAATGATGATCCTGTGCCCAAGAATCTTTCAAATGCCGACCCTTTCCAGGTGCCTAACAATTCGTGCAACTGCATTCAAGGGTCATGTAATGATGCGATAACGTGCATTTGTAACACAGGATGGACGGGAGCCACGTGCAACATTTCTTGTTCGGATCATTGCGGTCAAGGTAGCACTTGTGCAGAAGTCTTTAGCAAAGTTATCTGCATCCCAACCGGAATAGAGACCACGAACCAGAGTCAGACAGCAATTATCCCGCGCCAGAAAGCCTGCAGCTCCGACTACGTCCTTCGACCAGTACAAGAACGGGAATGCATGGGCATGTTTAATTGCACATATGGGACCTGTGTTACCCAAGAACACTACTTTTGTCAATGCGATATCGGTGTATCGCCCAGTCAGCTATGTGAGCACAAATGTTGCAAGAACTGTGGAAACAACGGGAAGTGCTACTACCACCCGGTGCTTAAAGAGATGTGTAATTGTGATAAAAACTATACAGGGTCACTGTGTGAGATATACTATCCGCAAG GTATGCCTAGGTCTTAA